A single Crateriforma conspicua DNA region contains:
- a CDS encoding PQQ-binding-like beta-propeller repeat protein, which translates to MPQPLREAFIPFLFLPVLLIAATGHQSLSADTAITSVDTGRTITKVRSAHHPDGPRVIASTYEGDVIAVDHQGDLIWTCPLSGVMNHDLWVADLDGDGSDEALAASADGYVYCISDDGQLRWRFSANDAPMISVCVIRNLGKPVVVCGGFDNQVRYLSPTGKLLDTLHSSTYSIAKPWGKDPSKPRPPAKLHVANFLRPVTNPDDPANDRLLIHGTMNGMQDRGAFYLFKPFASQPDWMIRSPSPTVVGHVHVIPADDKTPPRILVGTSGHSSNMAVSILTTESDHQQTWQIPRRHPKIDSFGYRVVQPMVIDADASDLVVLVGNTLVRISSHLNEAQSRLYQADYSFHDAWMDHSSGHLILASAQSGGSCIHLINVKRPNWEQDFQQIAPPGKIQAILDGSKAVREQLAHFRRPDWEREPLPVYLMTESRTGVESTIDQLRASYPSPVFLNGHHTGQAEKFDRSGIPSEKYRNRRDRRRKYTLSQQQALDEFIPLYDGHPGVAFWGGHGNDPFMFQPDTMMKVIDAAGGKKTVLIYPELEDHSDEFAAVTEHLIYPLAAHAQTRNANLFLRCKHNFWNGSIYQPAWDRLRSGEFADVFVPAMEETSDKSMEISLASRLGMWTSGAVNQWGARSVPDNTSFDRSRQHSHQRLPNHFLRNMVYNISLGATYINNFAVDQEYMSLLWEMIAKGALYVPKRDEIVSFNPVHLSMVSPDHEFLNEGNNVKWCTFYDADTEAKRKMVFSRLNGTWPGAPNTPWDFSTYAAGVKDRRLNFLPPYPHGLVLITPPQGASDAPLPRGKLTDHLHPIYRDAMQEIRTSGKSYLDRNGRPSLAADQHADVVADKIRTAAEQLPLTVDGTVAWVAAESSPGHLRLTIVDGGYLNPDDQVATIRFHRADPVRVTDLLTGQVIDLTDDPTLSVKVPCGLFRLLDVQLKGPL; encoded by the coding sequence ATGCCCCAGCCCCTCCGCGAAGCTTTCATTCCCTTCCTTTTTCTGCCGGTGCTACTTATCGCCGCCACCGGCCATCAATCCCTGTCTGCCGATACCGCGATCACCAGCGTCGACACCGGCCGAACGATCACCAAAGTCCGGTCCGCCCACCATCCCGACGGTCCAAGAGTCATCGCCAGCACGTACGAGGGCGATGTGATCGCCGTCGACCATCAGGGCGACTTGATCTGGACCTGTCCATTGTCCGGCGTGATGAACCACGATCTGTGGGTTGCGGACCTGGACGGTGACGGCAGCGACGAGGCCTTGGCCGCCAGCGCCGATGGGTACGTCTACTGCATCAGTGACGACGGACAGCTTCGCTGGCGATTCAGCGCCAACGACGCGCCCATGATTTCGGTCTGTGTGATCCGAAACCTGGGAAAGCCGGTCGTTGTCTGCGGCGGATTTGACAATCAAGTCCGTTATCTTTCACCCACTGGCAAATTGCTGGACACCCTGCATTCGTCGACCTATTCGATCGCCAAACCTTGGGGAAAAGACCCCAGCAAACCGCGTCCGCCGGCGAAGCTGCACGTCGCCAATTTCTTGCGACCGGTCACCAATCCCGATGACCCGGCCAATGATCGATTGTTGATTCATGGAACAATGAACGGCATGCAGGATCGCGGTGCGTTCTATTTGTTCAAGCCGTTCGCGTCACAACCCGATTGGATGATCCGATCGCCGTCGCCCACGGTCGTCGGTCATGTCCACGTCATTCCCGCCGACGATAAAACGCCACCGCGGATCTTGGTCGGGACGTCGGGACACAGCAGCAACATGGCCGTGTCCATTTTGACCACCGAATCCGATCACCAGCAAACGTGGCAGATCCCTCGCCGGCACCCAAAGATTGATTCTTTCGGCTATCGCGTGGTCCAGCCGATGGTGATCGACGCCGACGCTAGCGACCTTGTGGTTTTGGTCGGAAACACTTTGGTGCGGATCTCCAGTCACTTGAATGAAGCCCAATCACGTCTGTACCAAGCCGATTACAGTTTTCACGACGCGTGGATGGATCATTCCAGCGGTCATCTGATTTTGGCCAGCGCCCAGAGCGGCGGAAGCTGCATCCATTTGATCAATGTCAAGCGACCTAATTGGGAACAGGATTTCCAACAAATCGCTCCACCGGGAAAGATCCAAGCGATCTTGGATGGATCGAAAGCCGTCCGTGAACAACTGGCCCATTTTCGTCGCCCCGATTGGGAACGCGAACCGTTGCCGGTGTATTTGATGACCGAATCACGCACCGGCGTCGAATCGACGATCGATCAACTACGGGCTTCTTACCCCAGCCCCGTCTTTCTGAACGGTCACCATACCGGACAGGCTGAAAAGTTTGACCGTTCCGGCATCCCCAGTGAAAAGTATCGCAATCGACGCGATCGACGACGCAAATACACGCTGTCGCAACAGCAAGCGTTGGACGAATTCATTCCGCTGTATGACGGTCATCCGGGCGTTGCATTCTGGGGCGGACACGGCAACGATCCGTTCATGTTCCAACCGGACACGATGATGAAGGTCATCGATGCGGCGGGTGGCAAAAAGACGGTCCTGATCTATCCCGAACTGGAGGATCACAGCGATGAATTCGCCGCGGTGACCGAACATTTGATTTACCCGCTGGCGGCGCACGCACAAACACGCAACGCCAATCTGTTTCTTCGCTGTAAGCACAATTTTTGGAACGGAAGTATCTATCAGCCAGCATGGGATCGGCTTCGAAGCGGTGAATTTGCCGACGTCTTTGTGCCCGCGATGGAAGAAACCAGTGACAAGTCGATGGAAATTAGCCTGGCATCACGACTGGGCATGTGGACCAGCGGGGCGGTCAATCAATGGGGTGCACGAAGCGTTCCCGACAACACCAGTTTTGATCGGTCACGCCAGCATTCGCACCAACGGTTGCCGAACCACTTCTTGCGAAACATGGTTTACAACATCAGCCTTGGCGCAACCTACATCAACAACTTTGCCGTCGATCAGGAATACATGAGTCTGTTGTGGGAAATGATCGCCAAAGGCGCCTTGTATGTTCCCAAGCGAGACGAAATCGTCAGTTTCAACCCGGTGCACCTGAGTATGGTGTCGCCCGACCACGAATTTTTGAACGAAGGCAACAACGTCAAGTGGTGCACGTTTTACGATGCCGACACCGAAGCCAAACGCAAGATGGTCTTCAGTCGGCTGAACGGCACTTGGCCCGGCGCCCCCAATACTCCATGGGATTTTTCTACCTATGCGGCCGGTGTCAAAGACCGCCGGCTGAACTTTTTGCCGCCTTATCCACACGGTCTGGTCTTGATCACGCCGCCACAGGGTGCGTCGGATGCACCGCTGCCGCGCGGAAAGCTGACCGACCATCTGCATCCGATTTATCGGGATGCCATGCAAGAAATACGGACCAGTGGTAAATCGTATCTTGATCGCAATGGTCGGCCTTCATTGGCGGCGGATCAACACGCCGACGTCGTCGCGGACAAAATTCGAACCGCAGCCGAACAGCTTCCGTTGACGGTCGATGGCACGGTCGCTTGGGTTGCCGCCGAATCGTCGCCCGGGCACCTGCGGTTGACCATTGTCGATGGCGGTTACCTGAACCCCGATGACCAAGTCGCAACGATTCGTTTCCATCGGGCCGATCCGGTGCGTGTCACCGATTTGCTGACCGGGCAAGTGATCGACCTGACGGATGATCCCACGTTGTCCGTGAAGGTTCCTTGTGGTTTGTTCCGGCTGCTGGACGTGCAGTTGAAGGGGCCCCTGTAA
- a CDS encoding C-GCAxxG-C-C family protein, translating into MSTVSRRTVLTSLGWVGGTAMGVGGTPMQMTSLSSAMASPLGWVYVPLDAREVGDRAYRIYPEGGCMYAVVGSVVGTLADRFGSPYDAFPIAMMRFGEGGVGGYGSLCGVVNGACALIGLFHSERPKEERAAMISDLAGWYESSVLPEFKPGEPEWADEAIPCVSGSVLCHISTTRWCRESGCPIDSLDRKERCRRLAADGAMKVVRMLNHESLRSEILAARQTNGFSCMECHGPDDMSNARVKMDCAACHDLSDGHP; encoded by the coding sequence ATGTCGACTGTATCGCGACGCACCGTTTTGACGTCTTTGGGATGGGTTGGTGGAACGGCCATGGGTGTGGGTGGGACCCCGATGCAAATGACATCGTTGTCCTCCGCCATGGCGTCGCCCCTGGGGTGGGTCTATGTTCCCTTGGACGCGCGAGAAGTCGGCGACCGAGCCTATCGAATTTATCCGGAGGGCGGTTGCATGTACGCGGTGGTCGGCAGCGTCGTCGGCACGCTGGCGGATCGATTTGGATCCCCTTACGACGCCTTTCCCATTGCAATGATGCGGTTTGGCGAAGGCGGTGTGGGTGGGTATGGATCACTTTGCGGCGTCGTCAACGGCGCGTGTGCGTTGATCGGCCTGTTCCACAGCGAAAGGCCAAAAGAGGAACGTGCCGCAATGATTTCCGATCTAGCGGGTTGGTATGAATCCAGCGTTTTGCCGGAGTTCAAGCCCGGCGAACCGGAATGGGCGGACGAGGCGATTCCTTGTGTTTCCGGATCCGTCCTGTGCCACATTTCGACGACTCGTTGGTGCCGTGAAAGTGGTTGTCCGATCGACAGTCTGGACCGAAAAGAACGATGTCGACGATTGGCGGCGGATGGCGCCATGAAGGTGGTCCGAATGTTGAACCATGAGTCTCTGCGATCGGAGATTCTGGCCGCGCGTCAGACCAATGGATTCTCCTGCATGGAATGTCATGGTCCTGATGACATGAGCAATGCACGTGTGAAGATGGACTGTGCCGCGTGCCACGATTTAAGTGACGGTCATCCATAA
- a CDS encoding aromatic aminobenezylarsenical efflux permease ArsG family transporter, whose protein sequence is MIVFLTYAITALYLGFLTSISPCPLATNIAAISYIGSKVDNSRHVIHAGLLYTLGRCLLYIALAGVLAFGSLSIPAVSLWLQKYMHLALGPVFLVLGMLLSGIVVVSFGGAMMSDKLQQRVDAMGIWAALPLGVLFAVSFCPTSAAWFFGLLALTFGADSGAISSVMSNVGIELPEGRFPGGALFLPLVYGIGTAFPVLVVAFLLAFSAKSVGKTYQVLTQMEWWARTGTGWLFILLGVYFSLAYVFEISSSV, encoded by the coding sequence ATGATTGTCTTTCTGACCTACGCCATCACTGCGTTATACTTGGGTTTTCTGACTTCGATCAGCCCATGTCCTCTGGCCACCAATATCGCAGCGATCTCCTATATCGGCAGCAAGGTCGATAATTCACGCCACGTGATTCATGCCGGCTTGTTGTACACACTCGGGCGGTGCCTGCTGTACATCGCGCTGGCCGGCGTGTTGGCGTTCGGTAGCCTTTCGATTCCGGCCGTTTCCTTGTGGTTGCAGAAATACATGCATCTGGCATTGGGACCTGTGTTTTTGGTTTTGGGCATGTTGCTTTCCGGAATCGTTGTCGTCTCATTCGGCGGCGCCATGATGAGCGACAAACTGCAACAGCGAGTGGACGCCATGGGGATCTGGGCAGCACTACCGCTGGGTGTCTTGTTCGCAGTTTCCTTTTGTCCGACGTCGGCCGCTTGGTTTTTTGGGTTGTTAGCACTGACGTTTGGTGCGGATTCCGGTGCGATATCCAGTGTCATGTCGAACGTCGGAATTGAGTTGCCTGAGGGGCGTTTTCCGGGTGGTGCATTGTTCTTGCCACTGGTTTATGGAATTGGAACCGCGTTCCCTGTTTTGGTGGTGGCCTTTTTGTTGGCGTTCAGTGCGAAATCGGTCGGAAAGACCTACCAAGTGCTGACTCAAATGGAATGGTGGGCACGTACAGGCACCGGATGGCTGTTCATTTTGCTGGGCGTCTATTTTTCGCTCGCATACGTCTTTGAAATTTCTTCCTCGGTTTAA
- a CDS encoding nitrophenyl compound nitroreductase subunit ArsF family protein: MGRNCWIICLLVISSWGTQNAMSQAPVKSPPDRVIAMYFHRTQRCPTCKMMGGYSEQAVTKGFAKQLADGSVEFRMIDYEKKENAALAQAYKVKGPALIVAQIRSDKVRQYKDLEKIWSLVREKDKFIAYVQSNVKEYMD; encoded by the coding sequence ATGGGTCGAAATTGTTGGATCATTTGTCTGTTGGTCATCTCATCGTGGGGCACGCAAAACGCGATGTCCCAGGCACCGGTCAAGTCACCGCCGGATCGAGTGATCGCGATGTACTTTCATCGCACCCAGCGTTGTCCGACCTGCAAGATGATGGGCGGATATTCGGAACAGGCGGTTACCAAGGGGTTCGCCAAGCAGCTGGCGGATGGATCGGTCGAATTTCGAATGATTGATTATGAGAAGAAAGAAAATGCCGCGCTCGCTCAAGCGTACAAAGTCAAGGGACCGGCGTTGATCGTGGCACAGATCCGGTCGGACAAGGTCAGGCAATACAAAGACTTGGAAAAAATCTGGAGTCTGGTTCGCGAGAAAGACAAGTTCATTGCCTACGTTCAATCCAATGTCAAAGAATACATGGATTGA
- a CDS encoding nitrophenyl compound nitroreductase subunit ArsF family protein, which produces MDLKNALGVCVISFFAATLVMLIARTMDNQAAGRIEQQLTRIADQLETLQSASSVESRLPAVATHDSNAPVISDALVVHYFFSNTRCVTCRAIEEQTRKVLMHRFAAQLDNGDVFWNTLNYEDPDNAEWADRFEIMMPVVVLAKYQNGEIVDWKRLDEVWGRVGDTDGFEHLIVDQVERMLSKTMETPVSEQATEIPLPDMKTKKTES; this is translated from the coding sequence ATGGATCTGAAAAATGCACTCGGCGTGTGTGTGATTTCTTTCTTCGCCGCGACTCTGGTGATGCTGATCGCTCGAACGATGGACAATCAGGCCGCCGGACGAATCGAACAGCAACTGACGCGGATCGCCGATCAACTGGAAACTCTTCAATCGGCCAGCTCCGTCGAATCGCGATTGCCGGCCGTGGCAACCCACGATTCAAACGCCCCGGTGATCTCCGATGCTTTGGTGGTGCACTACTTCTTCAGCAACACGCGATGCGTGACGTGTCGTGCAATCGAAGAACAAACACGAAAAGTGTTGATGCACAGGTTTGCGGCACAGTTGGACAACGGCGACGTTTTTTGGAACACGCTGAACTATGAAGATCCTGACAATGCCGAGTGGGCCGATCGATTCGAAATCATGATGCCGGTCGTCGTTCTGGCGAAGTATCAGAACGGTGAAATCGTCGACTGGAAACGCTTGGATGAAGTCTGGGGGCGGGTCGGTGATACCGACGGATTCGAGCATTTGATCGTCGATCAAGTCGAACGCATGCTTTCCAAGACGATGGAAACGCCAGTTTCCGAACAGGCGACGGAGATTCCATTGCCCGATATGAAAACCAAGAAAACAGAATCTTGA
- a CDS encoding thioredoxin family protein — MKLIQILGTGCSKCDCLKKNVEQAVEQSKAEAKIEKVTDITQITSFGVMMTPALAIDGEVKVVGKVPSPDEIAKLLA, encoded by the coding sequence ATGAAGTTGATTCAAATATTGGGTACGGGATGTTCCAAGTGCGATTGCTTGAAGAAAAACGTGGAACAGGCGGTCGAGCAATCGAAGGCAGAAGCCAAAATCGAAAAGGTTACCGACATCACACAGATCACCAGCTTCGGCGTGATGATGACCCCCGCATTGGCGATCGATGGCGAAGTGAAAGTCGTCGGCAAGGTCCCTTCGCCCGATGAAATCGCAAAGCTGTTGGCTTGA
- a CDS encoding permease, giving the protein MDRKQLGILAALVGVFLFAYYVNFTSPEVQNAMHEAFYMLQWYVRYHTLACVVPAMFIAGAIATFFRKEAVLRHLGPKANKVEAYGVASTSGTVLAVCSCSVLPMFAGIYRVGAGLGPASAFLYAGPAINVMAIFLTARVLGLDLGIARVVGSIVFAIVIGLIMAVIFRNDEQKRTAAAMQLPDPPPAKRKGWQTVLFFASMILFLVFSDWANPSQTVINTTDGRQMTVSVLIRTSETYRVQLEQPLGDQPKGTKLVLNIDQIESETDLTPASYQWVAWVYHHRWYFAATLFVATLIMVGSWFDADEIAAWMNETWSFSKSIIPLLFGGVLATGFIGALIPEHIVASWVGGDSFRANLVASMIGGMWYFATLTEVPILEALLGLGMGRGPALSLLLAGPALSLPSIAVIYSVIGGKKTIAFVVLTVLMSTIVGMAFGWFFV; this is encoded by the coding sequence ATGGACCGAAAACAACTGGGAATCTTAGCGGCTTTGGTGGGTGTGTTCCTGTTCGCCTATTACGTGAACTTCACCAGCCCCGAAGTGCAAAACGCGATGCACGAAGCGTTCTATATGTTGCAGTGGTACGTCCGCTATCACACACTTGCCTGCGTCGTACCCGCCATGTTCATCGCCGGTGCGATCGCCACGTTTTTTCGCAAGGAAGCCGTGCTGCGGCATCTGGGCCCGAAGGCAAACAAAGTCGAGGCGTACGGGGTCGCGTCGACGTCCGGCACCGTACTTGCCGTGTGTTCATGCAGCGTGCTGCCGATGTTTGCGGGCATCTATCGCGTCGGCGCGGGCTTGGGGCCGGCATCCGCATTCTTGTACGCCGGACCGGCAATCAACGTGATGGCGATTTTTCTGACCGCGCGTGTTTTGGGGTTGGATCTGGGCATCGCCCGCGTGGTCGGATCGATTGTGTTCGCCATCGTGATCGGCCTGATCATGGCGGTGATCTTTCGCAACGATGAACAGAAGCGTACCGCCGCGGCGATGCAGCTTCCTGATCCGCCGCCCGCCAAACGCAAAGGCTGGCAAACGGTCCTGTTCTTCGCCAGCATGATTCTGTTTTTGGTGTTCAGCGATTGGGCCAACCCCAGCCAAACGGTGATCAACACAACCGATGGCCGACAGATGACCGTGTCGGTGCTGATTCGGACCAGCGAAACTTATCGTGTCCAGCTGGAACAACCGCTCGGCGATCAACCCAAAGGCACAAAGCTGGTTTTGAACATCGACCAGATCGAATCAGAAACCGATCTGACCCCAGCCAGCTATCAATGGGTCGCATGGGTCTACCACCACCGCTGGTACTTCGCCGCGACGCTTTTCGTTGCGACGTTGATCATGGTTGGGTCTTGGTTCGATGCTGATGAGATCGCCGCGTGGATGAATGAGACATGGAGTTTTTCAAAGTCCATCATTCCGCTGCTTTTCGGCGGCGTTTTGGCAACAGGATTCATCGGAGCCCTGATTCCTGAACACATCGTTGCCAGTTGGGTCGGCGGTGACAGCTTTCGCGCAAACTTGGTCGCGTCGATGATCGGCGGCATGTGGTATTTCGCGACCCTGACCGAAGTCCCGATCCTGGAAGCTCTGTTAGGTTTAGGCATGGGACGCGGCCCGGCGTTGTCACTGTTGTTGGCCGGGCCGGCCTTGTCGCTGCCCAGCATCGCAGTGATCTACAGCGTCATCGGCGGAAAGAAGACCATCGCCTTTGTCGTACTGACCGTTCTGATGAGCACGATCGTCGGAATGGCTTTTGGGTGGTTCTTTGTGTAG
- a CDS encoding ArsR/SmtB family transcription factor gives MKKKELAKYEARAQVFKALAHPARLKIMDELAVHEERCVCDLTEVVGFDMSTVSRHLSVLKNAGLVGTEKRGQMVFYRSTVCCLTGFTECVENVLNNNVKQQQAALKA, from the coding sequence ATGAAGAAAAAAGAACTTGCCAAATACGAAGCCCGCGCTCAGGTGTTCAAAGCGCTGGCCCATCCGGCGCGATTGAAGATCATGGATGAACTTGCGGTGCACGAAGAACGGTGTGTGTGTGACCTGACCGAAGTCGTCGGGTTTGACATGTCGACCGTTTCCCGGCACCTGTCTGTGCTGAAGAACGCCGGATTGGTCGGTACGGAAAAGCGTGGCCAGATGGTCTTCTATCGTTCGACGGTATGCTGCCTGACCGGCTTCACCGAGTGCGTGGAAAACGTCTTGAACAACAATGTGAAACAACAACAGGCTGCCTTGAAGGCGTAG
- the hemP gene encoding hemin uptake protein HemP, whose product MNEPNEQPKRPVSLPLKSDAAGEPCPTKARYGNPSDSDDVCASCSSKPPVPSSGRAALQSHGGNCHVLDFAELAGGCNQVFICLQDEVYTLKRTRNNKLILHK is encoded by the coding sequence ATGAACGAGCCGAACGAACAGCCGAAACGACCCGTGTCGCTGCCGCTGAAAAGCGACGCGGCGGGCGAGCCCTGTCCGACGAAGGCTCGGTATGGGAATCCATCCGACAGCGACGACGTCTGTGCGTCTTGCAGTTCGAAGCCGCCGGTGCCCAGTTCCGGCCGTGCCGCGTTGCAATCTCATGGCGGCAACTGCCACGTGTTGGACTTTGCCGAACTGGCCGGCGGATGCAACCAGGTCTTCATCTGTTTGCAGGACGAGGTCTACACATTGAAGCGGACACGCAACAACAAGCTGATTCTGCACAAATAG